A window from Pangasianodon hypophthalmus isolate fPanHyp1 chromosome 4, fPanHyp1.pri, whole genome shotgun sequence encodes these proteins:
- the LOC113524096 gene encoding TBC1 domain family member 14 isoform X1, translating into MCTSVIKQHNTEEGMDTRTNPDGKAFHAAENGSVFGPHAPDLLHGVCVSSTPLYCRSASGSASLHSAPCGEEEQHSVDSQDSGIPTLELSSPDVTEESHSTEPLSLRHQDAPATLKLETIGEGGASSQVRGRALSYRDSTSVCSTSSLSTDFSATLSLGNDDIAGDFVVTSDSSAVVDFHDFNNFSRFPQTPPINSVHRDHPLQHHDEVAAKKESPIVNFFNRSLFSKKVSDAGDPNAHSEPSWRLFGRSSLRQTQRALKENEKAGGSVSPRQCVRKHLEFEPLSTTALILEHRPANLPAKPAEEAQKHKQQYEEMVAQAKKRELKEAQKKRRQLEERVRLEESIGNAALTWSQEILPNWHNVRSSKRVRDLWWQGIPPSVRGRVWSLAIGNELNITHELYDICLARAKEKWSAAPSSVTTTENDTGDAGSSQADREASLELIKLDISRTFPSLCIFQKGGPYHDVLHSILGAYTCYRPDVGYVQGMSFIAAVLILNMNTADAFIAFANLLNKPCQMAFYRVDHSLMLTYFAAFEVFFEENLPKLFAHFKCNNLTPDIYLIDWIFTLYSKSLPLDIACRVWDVFCRDSEEFLFRTALGILRFYGDVLTHMDFIHMAQFLTRLPEQISTHTQSHTLFSCISSINMSCRNRTWTQVLQALQKETEHSSPVLKH; encoded by the exons CGTTTCACGCCGCTGAAAACGGCTCTGTCTTCGGACCCCACGCTCCAGATCTccttcacggtgtgtgtgtgagctccaCGCCGCTGTACTGCCGCTCCGCTTCCGGCTCAGCCTCGCTGCACAGCGCCCCCTGTGGCGAGGAGGAGCAGCACAGCGTGGACTCGCAGGACTCGGGCATCCCGACACTGGAGCTCAGCTCACCCGATG TGACAGAAGAGTCGCACAGCACCGAGCCGTTAAGTCTGAGACACCAAGACGCTCCGGCCACGCTGAAGCTAGAGACGATAGGCGAGGGCGGAGCTTCGAGTCAGGTCAGGGGTAGAGCTTTGAGCTATCGAGACTCCACCTCTGTGTGCAGCACCTCCAGTCTGAGCACGGACTTCTCGGCTACGCTGTCTCTCGGCAACGACGACATCGCTGGTGACTTCGTGGTGACGTCGGACTCGAGTGCCGTCGTCGATTTTCACGATTTTAACAACTTCTCTCGGTTCCCCCAAACTCCGCCCATAAATAGCGTACACAGAGACCATCCACTGCAGCACCATGACGAGGTAGCAGCAAAGAAAGAGAGTCCGATTGTGAACTTCTTCAACAG GAGTCTGTTCTCTAAGAAGGTGAGCGACGCTGGAGATCCGAACGCTCACTCTGAGCCGAGCTGGAGGCTGTTTGGCAGAAGTTCACTCAGACAGACCCAAAGGGCTTTAAAG gaaaaTGAAAAGGCCGGTGGTTCTGTATCTCCCAGACAATGCGTGAGGAAACACCTGGAGTTTGAGCCTCTCTCCACCACCGCTCTCATACTGGAACACCGACCTGC gaatCTCCCAGCGAAGCCGGCAGAAGAAGCtcagaaacacaaacagcagTATGAAGAGATGGTGGCTCAGGCCAAGAAGcgag agCTAAAGGAGGCTCAGAAGAAGAGGAGGCAGTTGGAGGAGAGAGTGCGATTAGAGGAGAGTATCGGCAACGCAGCGCTCACCTGGAGTCAAGAGATCCTGCCAAACTGGCACAAcgt gcGCAGCTCTAAGCGAGTGAGGGATTTGTGGTGGCAGGGAATCCCCCCGAGTGTGAGAGGACGAGTGTGGAGCCTCGCTATAGGCAACGAGCTCAACATCACAcacg AGCTGTACGATATCTGTTTGGCGAGAGCGAAGGAGAAGTGGAGCGCTGCGCCTTCATCAGTCACCACAACAGAAAACGACACAGGAG ATGCGGGTTCGTCTCAGGCCGATCGCGAGGCGAGTTTAGAGCTGATCAAGTTGGACATTTCCAGAACTTTCCCCAGCCTCTGCATATTCCAGAAG GGAGGCCCTTATCATGATGTGCTGCACAGCATTCTGGGAGCTTACACCTGTTACCGGCCTGACGTGGGATAT gtacagGGGATGTCGTTCATTGCTGCAGTGTTGATCTTGAACATGAACACCGCCGATGCCTTCATCGCTTTTGCCAACCTGCTGAACAAACCATGTCAGATGGCTTTCTACAGAGTGGACCATAGCCTT ATGCTGACGTACTTTGCTGCATTTGAGGTGTTTTTTGAAGAAAACCTACCAAAGCTATTTGCACATTTCAAGTGTAACAACTTGACACCTGACATTTATCTCATTGACTG gatctTCACCCTGTACAGTAAGTCTCTGCCACTGGACATTGCGTGTCGTGTGTGGGACGTATTTTGTCGAGACAGCGAGGAGTTTCTCTTCCGCACGGCTCTCGGGATCCTGCGTTTCTATGGCGACGTCCTCACGCACATGGACTTCATCCATATGGCGCAGTTCCTGACGCGGCTGCCGGAGCagatctccacacacacacagtcgcacACACTCTTCTCCTGCATCAGCAGCATCAACATGAGCTGCAGGAACAGGACATGGACACAG GTGCTCCAGGCTCTGCAGAAAGAGACGGAACATTCCAGTCCCGTGCTGAAACATTGA
- the LOC113524096 gene encoding TBC1 domain family member 14 isoform X2, giving the protein MGYGTLNSRCLISTVAFMENEKAGGSVSPRQCVRKHLEFEPLSTTALILEHRPANLPAKPAEEAQKHKQQYEEMVAQAKKRELKEAQKKRRQLEERVRLEESIGNAALTWSQEILPNWHNVRSSKRVRDLWWQGIPPSVRGRVWSLAIGNELNITHELYDICLARAKEKWSAAPSSVTTTENDTGDAGSSQADREASLELIKLDISRTFPSLCIFQKGGPYHDVLHSILGAYTCYRPDVGYVQGMSFIAAVLILNMNTADAFIAFANLLNKPCQMAFYRVDHSLMLTYFAAFEVFFEENLPKLFAHFKCNNLTPDIYLIDWIFTLYSKSLPLDIACRVWDVFCRDSEEFLFRTALGILRFYGDVLTHMDFIHMAQFLTRLPEQISTHTQSHTLFSCISSINMSCRNRTWTQVLQALQKETEHSSPVLKH; this is encoded by the exons ATGGGGTACGGAACACTGAACTCTAGATGCCTCATCAGCACCGTCGCGTTcatg gaaaaTGAAAAGGCCGGTGGTTCTGTATCTCCCAGACAATGCGTGAGGAAACACCTGGAGTTTGAGCCTCTCTCCACCACCGCTCTCATACTGGAACACCGACCTGC gaatCTCCCAGCGAAGCCGGCAGAAGAAGCtcagaaacacaaacagcagTATGAAGAGATGGTGGCTCAGGCCAAGAAGcgag agCTAAAGGAGGCTCAGAAGAAGAGGAGGCAGTTGGAGGAGAGAGTGCGATTAGAGGAGAGTATCGGCAACGCAGCGCTCACCTGGAGTCAAGAGATCCTGCCAAACTGGCACAAcgt gcGCAGCTCTAAGCGAGTGAGGGATTTGTGGTGGCAGGGAATCCCCCCGAGTGTGAGAGGACGAGTGTGGAGCCTCGCTATAGGCAACGAGCTCAACATCACAcacg AGCTGTACGATATCTGTTTGGCGAGAGCGAAGGAGAAGTGGAGCGCTGCGCCTTCATCAGTCACCACAACAGAAAACGACACAGGAG ATGCGGGTTCGTCTCAGGCCGATCGCGAGGCGAGTTTAGAGCTGATCAAGTTGGACATTTCCAGAACTTTCCCCAGCCTCTGCATATTCCAGAAG GGAGGCCCTTATCATGATGTGCTGCACAGCATTCTGGGAGCTTACACCTGTTACCGGCCTGACGTGGGATAT gtacagGGGATGTCGTTCATTGCTGCAGTGTTGATCTTGAACATGAACACCGCCGATGCCTTCATCGCTTTTGCCAACCTGCTGAACAAACCATGTCAGATGGCTTTCTACAGAGTGGACCATAGCCTT ATGCTGACGTACTTTGCTGCATTTGAGGTGTTTTTTGAAGAAAACCTACCAAAGCTATTTGCACATTTCAAGTGTAACAACTTGACACCTGACATTTATCTCATTGACTG gatctTCACCCTGTACAGTAAGTCTCTGCCACTGGACATTGCGTGTCGTGTGTGGGACGTATTTTGTCGAGACAGCGAGGAGTTTCTCTTCCGCACGGCTCTCGGGATCCTGCGTTTCTATGGCGACGTCCTCACGCACATGGACTTCATCCATATGGCGCAGTTCCTGACGCGGCTGCCGGAGCagatctccacacacacacagtcgcacACACTCTTCTCCTGCATCAGCAGCATCAACATGAGCTGCAGGAACAGGACATGGACACAG GTGCTCCAGGCTCTGCAGAAAGAGACGGAACATTCCAGTCCCGTGCTGAAACATTGA